The following proteins are co-located in the Maridesulfovibrio sp. genome:
- the ercA gene encoding alcohol dehydrogenase-like regulatory protein ErcA has product MKEVLAMRKFVAPELVFGVGSSKLAGQYAENFGVSRALIVTDPGIVKCSWVRAVEKSLNDAGIETFIFSDVSENPRDVEVMSGADFYLENRCDCIIAVGGGSPMDCAKGIGIVTTNNSHILNFEGVDMVDVPGPPLICIPSTAGSSADVSQFAIITDTERDVKISIVSKAMVPDAALIDPELTSTMDAQLTAATGMDALTHAIEAYVSNANSALTDLLALDAIEQVTGNLAAVIKEPGNLELRGQVMLGSMEAGLAFSNAILGAVHAMAHSLGGHLDLPHGECNAILLPYVIRVNFPYAVERYSRIAEKMGVSVSGKTDEQICNELEQAIVALSRAAGISMSLSDLGLTRDEIPKLAEMALKDACMVTNPVELSQEDVEKIYEAAL; this is encoded by the coding sequence GTGAAAGAAGTTTTGGCGATGAGAAAATTTGTTGCTCCTGAACTTGTTTTCGGTGTGGGGTCTTCCAAGCTTGCCGGGCAATATGCTGAAAATTTCGGTGTCTCCAGGGCTTTGATAGTGACTGATCCCGGTATTGTTAAATGCAGTTGGGTTCGGGCAGTTGAAAAGAGTCTGAATGATGCCGGCATTGAAACTTTTATCTTCAGTGACGTATCTGAGAACCCCCGTGATGTTGAAGTCATGAGCGGGGCTGATTTTTATCTGGAAAACAGATGTGACTGCATAATTGCTGTTGGCGGTGGAAGTCCGATGGATTGTGCCAAAGGAATTGGGATTGTCACTACAAATAATTCCCATATCTTGAATTTTGAGGGCGTCGACATGGTTGATGTCCCTGGACCTCCTCTGATCTGCATTCCTTCCACTGCCGGGAGTTCTGCTGATGTTTCCCAGTTCGCAATTATAACCGACACTGAACGGGATGTAAAAATAAGTATCGTCAGTAAGGCCATGGTCCCGGATGCAGCCCTGATTGATCCTGAACTTACATCAACCATGGATGCGCAATTGACAGCGGCTACCGGAATGGATGCATTGACTCATGCTATAGAAGCTTATGTCTCGAATGCTAACTCAGCTTTAACAGATCTTCTGGCCCTTGATGCTATTGAGCAGGTTACAGGTAATCTTGCCGCTGTTATCAAAGAACCCGGTAACCTTGAATTACGCGGGCAGGTCATGCTTGGCAGCATGGAGGCAGGGCTTGCTTTTTCCAATGCAATTCTTGGCGCTGTGCATGCTATGGCTCATAGTCTTGGCGGTCATTTGGATTTGCCGCACGGTGAGTGCAACGCTATCCTGCTTCCTTATGTGATCAGGGTAAATTTTCCTTATGCTGTTGAAAGATACTCCCGTATTGCCGAAAAAATGGGCGTATCGGTTTCCGGTAAAACAGATGAGCAAATCTGCAATGAGCTGGAGCAGGCGATTGTGGCGTTGAGCAGGGCAGCGGGTATAAGTATGTCACTTAGTGATTTGGGGCTTACCCGTGATGAAATTCCTAAATTGGCTGAAATGGCTTTGAAAGACGCCTGCATGGTCACTAATCCGGTTGAACTGAGTCAGGAAGATGTAGAGAAAATTTATGAAGCGGCGCTCTAA
- a CDS encoding PAS domain S-box protein translates to MKRRSKTNSNENVRNKLIGLGETSMRKSYYPELRERINELERFRALVENANDALFVLDAFSWSFADVNKTALKKTNYSRDELLDSPPELVFPEDTCFLLHEVLIDDDVYSSWDKEDVSMTDLLGKGGSRIPVEMTLRVHFVGGRLYIVMVARDVRRRLADQRELQRTRNYLGNVINSMHSVLVGVDENSNVVLWNDYAHEETGRAAEDAEGNFVYEMMPELSRFEHLISATIRGEVEGGTEIFHMDREGYNVFHEIVVCPFKGDEAGAVIRIDDITARTRMEEVMVQTEKMMTVGGLAAGMAHEINNPLGGILQGIQNIQRRISGHLPKNYAAADELGIPFNSIHEYCEKRGILDKLESVREMGERSARIVSNMLQFSRQSGGERVCSDIEQIVETAIELSFSGYDFYSKSGGGGLEIIREYDDSLPQLLCSPSEIEQVLINLLKNSVQAILADQARVVDDIARITIRLRKESGFVRLEIEDNGPGMGPEIRKKALEPFFTTKPVGEGTGLGLFVSYFIITQKHSGTFEIETSPGEGMKIIIRIPSEC, encoded by the coding sequence ATGAAGCGGCGCTCTAAAACGAACTCCAACGAGAATGTCCGCAATAAGCTTATCGGGCTTGGCGAGACATCCATGCGCAAAAGTTATTATCCTGAACTTCGGGAAAGGATTAATGAGTTGGAGCGTTTTAGAGCTTTAGTGGAAAATGCTAATGATGCCTTGTTCGTGCTTGATGCATTCTCATGGAGTTTTGCTGACGTCAACAAAACCGCTTTGAAGAAGACGAACTACAGCAGGGATGAGTTGCTGGACAGCCCTCCGGAACTGGTCTTTCCCGAGGATACCTGTTTTTTGCTGCACGAAGTTTTGATTGATGACGATGTTTATTCGTCATGGGATAAAGAAGATGTTTCCATGACTGACCTGCTCGGAAAGGGGGGCTCTCGTATTCCTGTGGAAATGACTCTTCGAGTGCATTTCGTGGGCGGCAGGCTTTATATTGTCATGGTTGCCCGTGATGTGAGGCGCAGGCTTGCCGATCAGCGGGAATTGCAGCGGACCCGTAACTACCTTGGTAATGTTATCAACTCTATGCATTCCGTACTGGTAGGTGTGGATGAAAATTCAAATGTAGTGCTCTGGAATGATTATGCTCACGAGGAGACCGGACGGGCTGCCGAGGACGCAGAAGGTAATTTTGTTTACGAGATGATGCCGGAATTAAGTCGTTTTGAGCATTTGATTTCAGCAACAATCCGCGGTGAAGTTGAAGGTGGTACTGAAATTTTCCATATGGATCGGGAAGGATACAATGTCTTTCATGAAATTGTAGTGTGTCCGTTCAAAGGTGATGAGGCCGGGGCTGTCATCCGTATTGATGATATTACTGCCCGGACCCGTATGGAAGAGGTTATGGTGCAAACCGAGAAGATGATGACTGTTGGCGGGCTTGCTGCCGGCATGGCCCATGAAATTAATAATCCGCTTGGTGGCATTCTTCAAGGTATCCAGAATATTCAGCGTAGGATTTCAGGGCATTTGCCTAAAAACTATGCTGCGGCTGATGAATTGGGAATACCTTTTAACTCTATCCACGAGTATTGCGAGAAAAGAGGGATTCTCGACAAGCTTGAATCAGTCAGGGAGATGGGTGAAAGGTCTGCACGTATTGTTTCCAATATGCTTCAATTCAGTCGCCAGTCCGGCGGGGAAAGGGTTTGTTCCGATATAGAGCAGATTGTTGAAACAGCTATAGAGCTTTCATTCAGCGGTTATGACTTTTACAGCAAATCCGGTGGGGGGGGATTGGAGATAATCAGGGAATACGATGATTCTCTGCCTCAGCTTTTATGTTCACCCTCTGAGATAGAGCAGGTTCTTATTAATCTGCTTAAGAATTCCGTGCAGGCAATCCTTGCTGATCAGGCAAGGGTAGTCGATGATATTGCCCGTATTACTATACGGTTAAGAAAAGAGTCAGGTTTCGTTCGTCTGGAAATTGAAGACAACGGCCCCGGAATGGGGCCTGAAATCCGCAAAAAGGCTTTGGAACCTTTTTTTACGACTAAACCCGTTGGTGAAGGAACAGGGCTCGGTCTATTTGTCTCCTATTTCATCATTACCCAGAAGCATAGCGGGACTTTTGAAATTGAAACCAGTCCGGGGGAAGGAATGAAGATTATTATCAGAATCCCATCCGAGTGTTAG
- a CDS encoding Na/Pi cotransporter family protein: protein MSLALFGNLFGGLGLFLIGMRLMTTGLKQAAGKSLRKILGQWTKSPRRGLFSGFLITALVQSSSAVTVAVIGFVNAGLITLSQSIGVIYGSNIGTTVTGWIVAAVGFSVNLKAFALPVIAIGAILRLTGPTSRRAFFGDAFAGFGLFLMGISTLQMSFKGIESSIDLSIFASMGALSIPIFIGIGLMLTLLMQSSSAAMALVLTATVSGLMDLNQGAAAVIGTNIGTTSTAALSVIGATINAKKVATGHIIFNLITALAALIMLPVLIKSILFCMDIMNIYHEPAVVLALFHTLFNFLGVLLLWPFTDKLVSFIEKRFASLGDDRGRPKYLDNNVIGTPALALDALTLEMERIGQLTRRIVRKGLNSDFGYGALPADKDAQDTLIEAARSFCAKLQSRPLTEQQGQQVATALRVLQYFRTAGALCASLEKKRLKPALDLLGQDADMVTVFRNSCLGVLNVTEKPCSDEFCKIDNMIHDMLSAYHDLKAKLLSAGGTGNIPVPEMVEQLELFSKIRRIARQAAKGAVYLTAMRPDSGVGCPTTTVKFAWNRHW, encoded by the coding sequence ATGAGTTTAGCATTATTTGGAAATCTGTTCGGCGGACTTGGACTTTTTTTGATCGGCATGCGTTTGATGACCACTGGCTTGAAACAAGCCGCTGGTAAATCCTTACGTAAAATACTCGGTCAATGGACCAAGAGCCCGAGACGCGGATTATTCTCGGGATTCCTGATTACCGCACTGGTCCAATCTTCAAGCGCTGTTACCGTTGCTGTTATCGGCTTTGTAAATGCCGGGCTCATCACTCTTTCTCAGTCCATCGGAGTCATTTACGGCAGTAACATCGGAACCACTGTAACCGGATGGATTGTTGCTGCCGTCGGATTCAGCGTAAACTTGAAAGCCTTTGCGCTTCCCGTCATCGCCATCGGTGCAATTCTACGTTTAACAGGTCCGACATCACGACGCGCTTTTTTCGGCGACGCTTTTGCCGGATTCGGCCTGTTCCTCATGGGAATCTCCACCTTGCAGATGTCTTTCAAAGGTATTGAATCATCAATCGACCTTTCAATCTTTGCATCCATGGGAGCTCTTTCCATCCCGATATTTATCGGCATAGGCTTGATGCTTACACTGCTCATGCAGAGCTCCAGCGCGGCTATGGCCCTTGTGCTTACCGCAACAGTAAGCGGACTGATGGACCTCAACCAGGGAGCCGCCGCTGTAATCGGAACCAATATAGGAACGACTTCCACTGCAGCCCTTTCCGTCATCGGTGCTACCATCAATGCCAAAAAGGTTGCTACAGGGCACATCATATTTAACCTGATCACAGCCCTTGCCGCCCTCATAATGCTGCCGGTACTCATAAAATCCATTCTTTTCTGCATGGACATTATGAATATATATCACGAACCGGCTGTTGTTCTGGCCCTGTTCCACACTCTGTTTAACTTTCTGGGAGTCCTGCTTCTCTGGCCTTTCACTGATAAGCTTGTTAGTTTTATCGAAAAGAGATTCGCTTCACTTGGAGATGACCGGGGGCGCCCCAAATATCTGGATAACAACGTCATCGGCACCCCTGCACTTGCCCTTGACGCTCTGACCCTTGAAATGGAACGTATAGGGCAGCTCACCCGCAGAATTGTGCGCAAAGGCCTTAACTCCGATTTTGGATACGGCGCACTCCCTGCGGATAAAGATGCACAGGACACCCTTATTGAGGCTGCCCGCTCTTTCTGTGCCAAACTGCAATCCCGTCCCCTTACCGAACAACAGGGACAACAAGTGGCAACCGCCCTGCGCGTACTGCAATATTTCCGTACCGCCGGAGCTCTCTGTGCCTCGTTGGAAAAGAAGAGACTCAAACCTGCTCTTGATCTGCTTGGTCAGGACGCTGACATGGTCACTGTCTTCCGCAACTCATGCCTCGGCGTCTTAAATGTTACAGAAAAGCCATGTTCCGATGAATTTTGTAAAATCGACAATATGATACATGACATGTTATCAGCATACCATGACTTGAAAGCAAAGCTGCTTTCTGCCGGAGGAACAGGCAACATTCCGGTTCCAGAAATGGTTGAACAGCTTGAACTTTTTTCAAAGATACGACGCATAGCAAGGCAGGCAGCCAAAGGCGCAGTCTACCTTACTGCTATGAGGCCGGACTCCGGCGTGGGCTGCCCGACCACTACCGTTAAATTCGCATGGAACCGCCATTGGTAA
- a CDS encoding OmpH family outer membrane protein has product MFKNVLKLALIIAMAAFIAGCQQQASSGGKVGFVDTNKVFKECKAGTEGMEYLKKSSEEFQAKFTEMQKTLAGNQTEENTRKFQEALGEYQNKMGAEQNRIVEALQGGFTKAVDDYRQANGYSVILSTESAISYDKSADISDKIIESMNKMDIKIKPE; this is encoded by the coding sequence ATGTTTAAAAACGTGCTGAAATTAGCTTTGATTATTGCCATGGCAGCTTTTATCGCCGGATGCCAGCAACAGGCCTCTTCCGGCGGCAAAGTAGGATTTGTTGATACCAATAAGGTTTTCAAAGAATGTAAAGCCGGCACCGAAGGTATGGAATACCTTAAAAAATCAAGCGAAGAATTTCAGGCAAAATTCACTGAAATGCAGAAAACCCTTGCAGGAAACCAGACTGAAGAGAACACCCGCAAGTTCCAGGAAGCACTCGGCGAATACCAGAACAAAATGGGCGCAGAGCAGAATCGCATCGTAGAAGCCCTGCAGGGCGGCTTTACCAAAGCTGTTGATGACTACCGTCAGGCTAACGGCTATTCCGTGATCCTCTCTACCGAATCTGCTATCAGCTACGACAAATCTGCTGACATCAGCGACAAGATCATCGAATCAATGAACAAAATGGACATTAAAATCAAGCCCGAATAA
- the pyk gene encoding pyruvate kinase — translation MRTKVVATLGPGSSNVETITKMVQNGVRILRLNFSHSDAESFKPVIAMIRQVEKELSIPLTIMGDLCGPKIRVGVIEDAPHDIDSRAYVYLGLPEFAEEAKDLPFIPLDQPELLQGLEDGMEVSLSDGMLQFFVTETLEKDKLYKLQAQNAGLLASKKGITFPGKHIALPAFTEKDKVDLAGCIEIGVDAIAMSFVQTAQDVQDVLDAMNKHGVVLPIIAKIERQNAVENIESILELASGIMVARGDLGLECKLSTVPVIQKKLIRAARHAQKPVIVATQMMLSMVKNPIPTRAEANDVANAIMDGADCCMLSEETAIGAYPAEAVGYIKEIAEGTEPYYLERIKGPYTPANELVSNPVKYLSYSACLLAQDIDSPAIICHSSSGSSARIICSRRPAQPVYCLTPDKSVPAYLNFFWGISPVVTESKLTDHRDRLVEFLEANDKFEKGEGYILVSGQPTPGQTMPKTNEVKLYYK, via the coding sequence ATGAGAACCAAAGTTGTTGCCACTCTCGGCCCGGGATCAAGTAATGTTGAAACCATTACCAAGATGGTCCAGAACGGTGTCAGAATTCTCCGTTTGAACTTTTCCCATTCCGACGCTGAGAGCTTTAAGCCTGTCATTGCAATGATTCGTCAGGTTGAAAAGGAACTTTCTATTCCCCTTACTATCATGGGGGACCTTTGTGGGCCCAAGATCAGGGTGGGTGTTATTGAGGATGCTCCTCATGACATTGACTCCCGTGCTTATGTCTATCTGGGGCTTCCTGAATTCGCTGAAGAGGCCAAAGATCTGCCTTTTATTCCCCTTGATCAGCCCGAATTGTTGCAGGGACTCGAGGATGGAATGGAAGTTTCGCTTAGTGATGGAATGCTTCAGTTTTTCGTAACCGAAACTCTTGAGAAAGATAAGCTGTACAAGCTTCAGGCTCAGAATGCCGGTCTGCTTGCATCCAAAAAGGGTATCACTTTCCCCGGCAAGCATATCGCACTTCCTGCTTTTACTGAAAAAGATAAAGTTGATCTGGCAGGCTGTATCGAGATTGGTGTTGATGCAATTGCCATGTCTTTTGTCCAGACTGCGCAGGATGTTCAAGACGTTCTGGATGCGATGAATAAGCATGGTGTGGTTCTTCCCATTATCGCTAAGATTGAACGCCAGAATGCTGTTGAAAATATTGAATCCATTCTTGAGCTTGCCAGCGGCATCATGGTTGCCCGCGGTGACCTCGGTCTTGAGTGCAAGCTCTCTACTGTTCCCGTTATCCAGAAAAAGCTTATCCGCGCAGCACGTCATGCTCAGAAGCCGGTTATTGTTGCCACCCAGATGATGCTTTCCATGGTTAAGAACCCGATCCCCACCCGTGCGGAAGCTAACGACGTAGCCAACGCGATTATGGATGGTGCGGACTGCTGCATGCTTTCCGAAGAGACTGCAATCGGCGCATATCCTGCTGAAGCTGTCGGATATATTAAAGAGATCGCAGAAGGTACCGAGCCGTATTATCTTGAGCGAATTAAGGGACCCTACACGCCTGCCAATGAGCTTGTTTCAAACCCTGTTAAGTACTTGAGCTATTCCGCATGTCTGCTGGCTCAGGATATCGACAGTCCTGCTATCATTTGTCATTCCTCAAGCGGTTCTTCCGCAAGGATTATCTGCAGTCGTAGACCTGCGCAGCCTGTATATTGCCTGACTCCTGACAAAAGCGTTCCAGCATACCTCAACTTTTTCTGGGGTATTTCTCCTGTTGTCACTGAGTCCAAACTTACCGACCACAGGGATCGCCTTGTGGAGTTCCTTGAAGCCAACGATAAGTTTGAAAAAGGCGAGGGATACATTCTTGTTTCCGGTCAGCCTACTCCGGGACAGACTATGCCCAAGACCAACGAAGTTAAGCTTTACTACAAGTAA
- a CDS encoding cereblon family protein, whose product MQIINNPLPCSFLKSSPPGTNSGIEVADKDELRESEKKAITCRECGARITDTSFSTKVNDNHEHSFFNPHGYVFQIRCFSAATGCATSGPPSNEFTWFAGYTWQISSCSKCREHLGWRFQSNTSSFYGLIKDRIKE is encoded by the coding sequence ATGCAAATAATCAACAATCCTCTACCCTGTTCTTTCCTGAAGTCCTCCCCTCCCGGTACAAATTCCGGCATAGAGGTTGCGGACAAGGACGAACTGCGCGAATCCGAAAAGAAAGCCATAACCTGCCGTGAATGCGGAGCCAGGATCACTGACACCTCATTCTCAACAAAAGTCAACGACAACCATGAACACTCATTTTTTAATCCTCATGGCTATGTCTTTCAAATAAGATGCTTTTCTGCTGCTACAGGCTGTGCCACATCCGGCCCTCCATCAAATGAATTCACTTGGTTTGCAGGGTACACATGGCAGATAAGCTCATGCTCCAAATGCAGAGAACACCTTGGCTGGCGTTTCCAATCAAACACAAGCTCCTTTTACGGCCTGATCAAGGATAGAATAAAAGAATAA
- a CDS encoding transporter substrate-binding domain-containing protein has product MEIKTKIVSLAFGMGMLFCVILPAFASETVNVATVLYPPLVFEEAEPEFGKGMLRDIVTDAFAVEDISAQYDLLPMSRNVWSIVKRVQDCCLGSMEWFKRRGMEDKVEAVDIIQLNFVGFYQAKRFPEGVVFNRLEDLNRYSFGNVRGSSSQRVLDDAGLQTDLASDIRINFLKLNAGRFDFAVAFRVTGEYLIWELFPEKAPEFSFTSKPIQQMKLSVIFQKRNRPLKERFIKGLGKIARDGTYYSILKRYHMNGVVPEDVIPENLKGIVKK; this is encoded by the coding sequence ATGGAAATCAAAACAAAGATTGTCAGTTTAGCCTTCGGGATGGGGATGCTGTTTTGCGTTATTTTACCTGCTTTTGCCAGCGAAACTGTCAATGTTGCAACGGTATTGTATCCTCCCTTGGTTTTTGAGGAAGCAGAGCCTGAATTTGGTAAAGGCATGCTAAGGGATATTGTAACGGATGCTTTTGCTGTCGAAGACATTTCGGCTCAATATGATCTCTTGCCGATGTCCAGAAATGTCTGGTCGATTGTTAAACGTGTGCAGGACTGCTGTTTAGGGTCCATGGAATGGTTTAAGAGAAGAGGAATGGAAGATAAGGTAGAAGCTGTAGATATCATCCAGTTAAATTTTGTAGGCTTTTATCAAGCTAAACGATTTCCGGAAGGTGTTGTGTTTAACCGGCTTGAAGATTTGAATAGATATTCTTTTGGCAATGTGCGTGGCAGCAGTAGTCAGCGGGTCTTGGATGATGCTGGATTACAGACTGATTTGGCTTCCGATATCAGGATCAATTTTTTAAAATTGAATGCAGGGCGGTTTGATTTTGCCGTAGCTTTTCGTGTTACCGGGGAATACTTGATCTGGGAGCTGTTTCCGGAAAAAGCTCCAGAGTTCAGTTTTACCAGTAAGCCTATCCAGCAGATGAAGCTTTCAGTTATTTTTCAAAAACGAAACAGGCCGTTGAAGGAAAGGTTTATCAAAGGGTTGGGAAAAATAGCCCGCGACGGAACCTATTATTCAATCCTGAAAAGATATCATATGAACGGAGTTGTCCCTGAGGATGTTATTCCGGAGAACCTGAAGGGTATCGTGAAAAAGTAA
- the lysS gene encoding lysine--tRNA ligase encodes MLEALQAQNELNQVLKNRVEKACGLLDEGVPLYPNNFSKDTEVSDIWDNYDNLGGEELEALGKKFKLAGRVITHRSFGKVAFFHLQDPTGRIQVYAARDDLGADLYKIFKKFDIGDIVGVEGTLFRTKTDELTVKADRVDLITKSMRPLPEKYHGLKDVETRYRQRYVDLIVTPRAREIFQKRTLIVRAIRNYLDSKGFMEVETPMMHPIAGGAAARPFTTHHNALDMQLYMRIAPELYLKRLLVGGFEKVYEINRNFRNEGISVRHNPEFTMLEFYWAYANFENLMDLTEEMISSVCKEVNGDTVIEYQEEKIDLTPGAWHRMAFHESLEKVGGVSPEVYTDYDKCKELVKKLGEKAVEGEKLGKLQAKLFDALVEPKLIQPHFIYHYPTDISPLSRRNEENPDITDRFELFIYGRELANAFSELNDPVDQRCRFMEQVAEKDAGDDEAHNMDEDYVRALEYGMPPAAGQGIGIDRLVMLLTDSASIREVILFPLLRTEGASGNGGS; translated from the coding sequence ATGCTTGAGGCTCTGCAAGCTCAGAACGAACTCAATCAGGTTCTGAAGAATCGTGTGGAAAAAGCCTGTGGCCTTCTCGACGAAGGTGTTCCGCTTTACCCCAACAACTTCAGTAAAGATACAGAAGTCTCAGACATCTGGGATAATTATGACAATCTCGGAGGAGAAGAGCTGGAAGCTCTGGGCAAGAAATTCAAGCTTGCCGGTAGGGTTATCACTCACAGATCTTTCGGTAAGGTCGCATTCTTTCATCTTCAGGATCCTACCGGCAGGATTCAGGTATACGCAGCCAGGGATGATCTCGGCGCAGACCTGTACAAAATTTTTAAGAAATTCGATATCGGTGATATTGTCGGCGTTGAAGGAACACTCTTCAGAACCAAAACTGACGAGCTGACCGTTAAAGCTGATAGGGTAGATCTGATTACCAAATCCATGCGCCCGCTTCCTGAAAAGTACCACGGGCTCAAGGATGTGGAGACCAGATACCGCCAGCGTTATGTCGACCTCATCGTAACCCCACGCGCACGCGAAATTTTCCAGAAGCGTACCCTCATTGTCAGGGCTATTCGTAATTATCTGGATTCCAAGGGTTTCATGGAAGTGGAAACTCCCATGATGCACCCCATCGCAGGTGGTGCGGCAGCCCGTCCTTTTACCACCCATCACAATGCTCTTGATATGCAGCTTTATATGCGCATTGCGCCGGAGCTTTATCTCAAGCGTCTGTTGGTAGGTGGATTTGAGAAGGTTTACGAAATTAACCGTAACTTCCGTAACGAAGGTATTTCTGTAAGGCATAACCCTGAGTTCACCATGCTTGAATTCTACTGGGCGTATGCCAACTTCGAAAACCTTATGGATCTCACCGAAGAAATGATTTCTTCTGTTTGTAAGGAAGTTAACGGCGACACTGTCATTGAATATCAGGAAGAAAAGATTGATCTGACCCCTGGAGCGTGGCACCGCATGGCTTTCCACGAATCCCTTGAAAAGGTTGGCGGTGTTTCTCCTGAAGTCTACACTGACTATGATAAATGTAAGGAACTTGTTAAAAAGCTCGGTGAGAAAGCAGTTGAGGGCGAAAAGCTCGGTAAGCTGCAGGCCAAGCTTTTTGACGCACTGGTTGAGCCTAAGCTGATCCAGCCGCACTTCATTTATCACTATCCTACTGATATTTCTCCTCTTTCCAGAAGGAATGAGGAGAACCCGGATATTACTGACCGTTTTGAGCTGTTCATTTACGGTCGTGAACTGGCAAACGCCTTTTCCGAGCTCAACGATCCCGTTGACCAGCGCTGCCGTTTTATGGAGCAGGTTGCGGAGAAGGATGCCGGTGATGATGAAGCCCACAACATGGACGAGGACTATGTCCGCGCTCTTGAATACGGTATGCCTCCGGCTGCTGGACAGGGTATCGGGATTGACCGTCTGGTCATGCTTTTGACTGATAGTGCTTCCATCAGGGAAGTTATTCTGTTCCCGCTGCTCAGAACCGAAGGTGCTTCCGGTAATGGTGGCTCATGA